From a single Aspergillus puulaauensis MK2 DNA, chromosome 2, nearly complete sequence genomic region:
- a CDS encoding uncharacterized protein (TransMembrane:2 (o23-44i56-77o)), with protein sequence MAATDGSVPTELPSSAPSMVRTIRGIIITVASVALVVCCTRLYIRKYVTRSFGLDDYLVILALVRCLPFLSSASILISTTDNGVVVRNSVFGRHILWNWIPYEYRPG encoded by the exons ATGGCTGCCACAGATGGCTCTGTTCCGACGGAATTGCCATCGAGCGCTCCGTCGATGGTTCGCACCATCCGAGGCATTATCATAACAGTGGCATCTGTTGCGCTGGTAGTGTGCTGCACGAGA CTCTATATCCGCAAATATGTCACTCGCTCGTTTGGCCTCGATGATTACCTTGTTATTCTTGCCTTGGTGCGCTGCCTCCCGTTCCTCTCGTCTGCCTCTATCCTCATCTCGACCACAGAtaatggtgttgttgttcgcAATTCTGTCTTTGGCCGTCACATTCTATGGAATTGGATACCATATGAATACCGTCCCGGCTGA
- a CDS encoding SDR family oxidoreductase (COG:Q;~EggNog:ENOG410PJ47;~InterPro:IPR036291,IPR002347,IPR020904;~PFAM:PF00106,PF13561;~go_function: GO:0016491 - oxidoreductase activity [Evidence IEA];~go_process: GO:0055114 - oxidation-reduction process [Evidence IEA]), with translation MAVSKSDKPLPTVLITGCSDGGIGSALAEAFHDRGFHVFATARSLPKMAHLEELKNKTLLELDVESQSSIDAALEAVVKHTGGEGKLDYLVNNAGLNLNYPALDTDLAYAKKMFDVNFWAMVHVTHTFMPLLIASKGTLVNNASLAGVLHVPWGSFYNASKAAVRMYSEVLRLEVAPLGVKVITIMTGIVATNMFSNSPQDALPENSYYKVANDDIAVLASGEKFVGTAMPPAVYAKGVVDDVLGGHSGMTWRGKIASMGWFIHSYFPTWLTDRGVGFGSGLEKL, from the exons ATGGCTGTATCCAAGTCCGACAAACCTTTACCCACCGTTCTCATCACCGGATGTAGTGATGGCGGCATCGGGTCAGCGCTGGCAGAGGCCTTTCATGACAGGGGATTTCATGTCTTCGCAACCGCCCGTTCACTTCCAAAGATGGCGCACCTGGAGGAACTGAAGAATAAAACACTCTTAGAGCTGGATGTAGAGTCTCAGTCCAGTATCGACGCCGCACTGGAAGCCGTGGTCAAGCATACGGGCGGCGAAGGGAAACTGGACTACTTGGTCAACAACGCCGGGCTAAATCTAAACTATCCAGCTCTTGATACGGATCTTGCGTACGCGAAGAAGATGTTCGATGTCAATTTCTGGGCGATGGTGCATGTCACGCATACTTTCATGCCATTGCTGATTGCGTCCAAGGGGACGCTGGTGAACAATGCTTCACTCGCGGGAGTGTTGCATGTACCATGGGGGT CATTTTACAATGCTTCAAAAGCTGCTGTGCGGATGTACAGCGAAGTACTTCGCCTTGAGGTTGCGCCGCTGGGGGTGAAGGTTATAACCATCATGACTGGAATCGTGGCGACGAACATGTTTTCGAATTCCCCCCAGGATGCTTTACCTGAGAACTCGTATTACAAGGTCGCCAATGACGATATCGCAGTGTTGGCAAGCGGCGAGAAATTTGTCGGCACAGCGATGCCCCCGGCTGTGTATGCGAAgggcgttgttgatgatgtgcTCGGTGGTCATAGTGGAATGACCTGGAGGGGGAAAATCGCATCAATGGGATGGTTTATTCATTCCTACTTTCCCACATGGCTGACG GATCGTGGAGTTGGTTTCGGTTCAGGCCTGGAGAAGCTGTGA
- a CDS encoding amidohydrolase family protein (COG:S;~EggNog:ENOG410PK6M;~InterPro:IPR006680,IPR032466,IPR032465;~PFAM:PF04909;~go_function: GO:0016787 - hydrolase activity [Evidence IEA];~go_function: GO:0016831 - carboxy-lyase activity [Evidence IEA]): MSKPTRPIITLEEHFLSRAASASPNPRNESFRAIPGLYDQFTELGPKRIADMDAGQVTMQVISHGPGDLSPAQCRDTNNQLAEAVRSYPGRFAGFAELPMDKPEEAAKELYRACSGKSDGIKFVGALVDSHTEEGLYYDGPEFDVLWKEATSLDVPIYIHPTWPTDKLVTAYQSPNLPEDVTTAILAFGFGWHSDVAIHVLRLYAAGVFDRFPTLKIISGHMGEMIPYMLQRIERVSSRWGRERSFREVWDSNLWLTTSGNWALDPLACILRNTKHDRIMYSVDYPFAKSCDGLKWLHELEESGMVTAETLEGIRWKNAARLLKLDVQPIP, translated from the coding sequence ATGTCAAAACCCACAAGACCAATCATCACCCTCGAGGAACACTTCCTCTCTCGCGCCGCCAGCGCATCCCCAAATCCCCGCAACGAGAGCTTCCGAGCCATCCCAGGCCTCTATGACCAATTCACCGAACTCGGACCTAAGCGAATCGCAGACATGGATGCCGGTCAGGTTACAATGCAAGTTATCTCCCATGGACCGGGCGATCTGTCTCCCGCTCAGTGCCGAGACACGAATAACCAGCTCGCGGAAGCTGTGCGCTCCTATCCAGGCCGATTCGCGGGATTTGCCGAATTACCAATGGATAAACCTGAGGAGGCAGCAAAGGAACTATACCGCGCATGCTCCGGGAAGTCGGATGGGATAAAGTTCGTCGGCGCACTGGTGGACAGCCATACAGAAGAGGGATTGTACTACGACGGTCCCGAATTCGACGTTCTCTGGAAGGAGGCGACGAGTCTCGATGTACCGATCTATATCCATCCAACATGGCCGACGGATAAGCTCGTTACGGCCTATCAATCGCCGAATCTGCCAGAGGACGTGACGACGGCGATCCTTGCATTCGGCTTCGGCTGGCACAGTGATGTCGCGATCCATGTCTTGCGGCTTTACGCGGCGGGCGTGTTTGACCGGTTCCCCACGTTGAAGATCATAAGCGGGCATATGGGCGAGATGATTCCTTATATGCTCCAGAGGATTGAACGAGTGTCTTCGCGGtggggaagagagaggtCATTCCGCGAGGTGTGGGACAGTAACCTATGGTTGACGACGAGTGGAAACTGGGCGCTAGACCCGTTGGCATGTATTCTGCGTAATACGAAACACGACAGGATTATGTACAGCGTGGACTACCCGTTTGCGAAGAGCTGTGACGGGTTGAAATGGCTGCATGAGCTGGAAGAGAGTGGGATGGTGACTGCAGAGACATTGGAGGGTATTCGGTGGAAGAATGCTGCCCGGCTGCTAAAACTGGATGTACAACCAATCCCTTGA
- a CDS encoding MCT family MFS transporter (COG:G;~EggNog:ENOG410QDB6;~InterPro:IPR020846,IPR011701,IPR036259;~PFAM:PF07690;~TransMembrane:11 (o80-100i107-126o132-152i164-184o196-216i237-258o278-298i305-324o330-356i368-389o401-425i);~go_function: GO:0022857 - transmembrane transporter activity [Evidence IEA];~go_process: GO:0055085 - transmembrane transport [Evidence IEA]), which translates to MSTAAEVEGEYKGDLPDRDNTTVDDAPEEFPDGGLQAWSVVFGSWCGFLPCFGLMNTTGVFTDWLATHQLSNYSRSDVSWIFSIYMFFLWFGGVQIGPIFDRYGPRHLMAAGTIGLTGAVMAFSVSTEYYQFILSFGILGGISASLLSNPSISIINHWFYKKRGIATGIAVTSGGIGGIIFPQIFNALTAKVGFGWAVRTIGFIALFFCSLGSILQRSRLSRAKTKTNRKTINLRDCAEPSFSLTAAAIVFADIGATIPLTYLTSYARAKGMGVDMSYTLMSILNATSIVGRLVPGYAADRVGRFNTMIVTAAVSAILTLALWLKSGSSHGAIIAFAALFGFSSGSAISLSPVCVAQISRTEDFGKRYGTIYTFVAIGVLVAIPIAGQILERQSNGDNQVYWGLVVFCGVVYIASAVFFAIATGVSTGWKAKRF; encoded by the exons ATGAGCACAGCAGCTGAAGTCGAAGGCGAATATAAGGGTGACCTGCCAGACCGCGACAACACGACTGTCGACGATGCGCCTGAGGAGTTCCCAGACGGAGGGCTACAAGCATGGTCCGTGGTCTTCGGCTCATGGTGTGGTTTCCTGCCCTGTTTCGGTCTCATGAACACCACCGGTGTGTTTACGGACTGGCTCGCGACGCACCAGTTGAGCAACTATTCGCGGTCCGATGTATCCTGGATTTTCAGCATTTATATGTTCTTCCTGTGGTTTGGGGGTGTTCAGATTG GACCGATTTTCGATCGCTATGGCCCCAGACACCTTATGGCTGCAGGCACGATTGGCCTCACGGGAGCTGTGATGGCGTTTAGCGTTTCAACTG AATACTACCAATTCATCCTCAGCTTCGGTATACTTGGTGGCATATCTGCATCCCTCCTCTCAAACCCCAGTATCTCGATCATAAACCACTGGTTCTACAAGAAGCGTGGTATAGCCACCGGAATCGCCGTCACATCCGGCGGGATAGGGGGGATAATATTCCCCCAGATCTTCAACGCGCTCACGGCAAAGGTCGGGTTCGGGTGGGCAGTGCGCACAATCGGCTTCATcgcgctcttcttctgcagcctGGGTTCCATCCTGCAACGTTCTCGGCTGAGCCGGGCCAAAACAAAGACGAATCGTAAAACAATCAACCTGCGCGATTGTGCCGAGCCGTCGTTCAGCCTGACGGCGGCAGCGATTGTCTTTGCGGATATCGGGGCCACTATCCCGCTGACGTATTTGACTTCGTATGCGCGGGCGAAAGGGATGGGCGTTGACATGTCGTATACGCTTATGTCGATTCTCAATGCGACAAGTATTGTGGGACGGCTGGTTCCTGGCTACGCGGCGGACCGGGTCGGGCGGTTCAACACGATGATTGTGACGGCTGCTGTATCTGCGATATTAACGCTGGCATTATGGCTCAAGAGCGGGTCCAGCCACGGGGCTATCATTGCGTTTGCGGCGCTGTTTGGGTTCTCCAGCGGATCGGCGATTAGCCTGTCGCCTGTTTGTGTTGCTCAGATATCCAGGACGGAGGACTTTGGGAAGCGGTATGGCACTATCTATACGTTTGTGGCGATTGGTGTTCTCGTTGCTATCCCGATCGCTGGGCAAATTCTTGAGCGGCAGAGTAATGGCGATAACCAGGTATACTGGGGGCTTGTTGTGTTTTGTGGTGTGGTGTATATAGCTTCGGCGGTGTTCTTTGCAATTGCGACAGGGGTGAGCACGGGGTGGAAAGCAAAGAGGTTTTAA
- a CDS encoding uncharacterized protein (COG:S;~EggNog:ENOG410PS93;~InterPro:IPR008952;~TransMembrane:4 (i12-31o43-66i78-100o180-199i);~go_component: GO:0016021 - integral component of membrane [Evidence IEA]): protein MPIKCDSSSAIYAVLVLASILSIALGALAWARTTSSFLPLPTWIPALATLLPILTPLVFAGTRLLFNTASHRLTQPIQILNHIHTILLTAIATIALSYIFPGNILSCHLEQQWQTYFHNKDAHAIRAIQDQYQCCGLRSIHDRAWPFKGNDNGDNACELQFGYRQSCMVPWRGVQEGTSWMVFAAVLGISLVKIGFAQLSSRRASWMSSQFLGSERNRQRISGPGLEEGDDNEESSGEARRTMLPHSRPGHENVWGVD, encoded by the exons ATGCCTATTAAGTGTGATTCATCGTCGGCCATCTACGCCGTGCTCGTGCTG GCCTCTATACTCTCTATAGCCCTTGGAGC ACTCGCCTGGGCACGAACAACCAGCAgtttcctccccctccccacctGGATCCCAGCACTTgcaaccctcctccccatcctaACTCCCCTCGTTTTCGCAGGAACACGCCTCCTTTTCAATACAGCATCTCATCGGCTCACCCAACccatccaaatcctcaaccacATACACACAATCCTTTTAACCGCCATAGCAACAATCGCTCTCTCCTACATCTTCCCAGGAAACATTCTATCCTGCCACCTCGAGCAGCAATGGCAAACATACTTCCACAACAAGGACGCACACGCGATCCGCGCAATCCAGGACCAGTACCAGTGCTGCGGGCTACGCAGTATCCATGATCGTGCCTGGCCGTTCAAGGGTAATGATAATGGGGACAACGCCTGTGAGCTGCAGTTTGGATATAGACAAAGTTGCATGGTGCCCTGGAGGGGTGTGCAGGAGGGTACTTCGTGGATGGTTTTTGCTGCAGTGCTTGGGATTTCCCTTGTTAAG attggGTTTGCACAACTGTCTAGTCGCCGGGCTAGTTGGATGAGCTCCCAGTTCTTGGGGAGTGAGCGGAATCGCCAGCGGATCTCGGGACCAGGattggaggagggagatgatAATGAAGAGAGCAGCggggaggcgaggaggactATGCTACCCCATTCTAGGCCTGGTCATGAGAATGTGTGGGGTGTGGATTGA
- a CDS encoding uncharacterized protein (COG:V;~EggNog:ENOG410PGQ5;~InterPro:IPR001509,IPR036291;~PFAM:PF04321,PF01073,PF13460,PF01370;~go_function: GO:0003824 - catalytic activity [Evidence IEA]), with amino-acid sequence MSQKVFITGATGYIGRVVTEQAVKEGYSVRGLSRREEGDDILQSLGATPVRGDLKSAELLAEESKNADIVFHLAFDHDFSKPYQDLIDLDIAAVSALAKGLEGTGKPLIVTNGTAGVQADPSGGETDETTPQAEHTFGNRDVAEKHALTFVPKNVRVVSIRLPQYVYGRSNSTGFGAQLIKLAIKSGEAVYIGDGEYCFSDVYVDDAAKLYLLAAKHAKAGDVFNGTGHTTTTYKAMANAISELVKVPARSITPEDAVARWGPFLAAFLGIRNRASNKKAVQELGWTPVGPGLLWEVHTGSYGPVAENFKKEIAAA; translated from the coding sequence ATGTCCCAAAAGGtcttcatcaccggcgcaacAGGCTATATTGGCCGCGTTGTCACCGAACAGGCCGTCAAAGAAGGCTACAGCGTCCGTGGTCTCTCGCGACGTGAAGAAGGTGACGATATCCTTCAGTCTCTCGGTGCAACCCCTGTCCGCGGCGACCTCAAAAGCGCCGAGCTTCTCGCCGAAGAGAGCAAAAACGCCGACATTGTCTTCCACCTAGCCTTCGACCACGACTTCTCTAAGCCCTACCAGGACctcatcgacctcgacatTGCCGCCGTCAGCGCCCTAGCCAAGGGCCTCGAAGGAACCGGCAAACCCCTCATCGTCACCAACGGCACCGCAGGTGTGCAAGCCGACCCTAGCGGAGGCGAAACCGACGAAACAACACCCCAGGCCGAACACACCTTTGGCAACCGCGACGTTGCTGAGAAGCATGCGCTCACATTCGTTCCCAAGAATGTGCGTGTCGTCTCTATCCGTCTCCCGCAGTACGTCTACGGCCGCAGCAACTCCACCGGCTTCGGGGCGCAGCTGATCAAGCTTGCGATTAAATCCGGCGAGGCTGTGTAcattggcgatggcgagtaCTGTTTCTCGGATGTATACGTCGATGATGCTGCAAAGTTATACCTCCTTGCCGCTAAGCATGCAAAGGCCGGAGATGTCTTCAACGGCACCGGTCACACCACTACCACTTACAAGGCCATGGCGAATGCAATCAGCGAGCTTGTGAAGGTGCCAGCACGGTCTATTACCCCTGAAGATGCAGTTGCGCGCTGGGGTCCATTTCTGGCTGCGTTCCTTGGAATCAGGAACCGTGCTTCGAACAAGAAGGCCGTTCAGGAGCTTGGATGGACGCCTGTTGGTCCGGGATTGCTTTGGGAAGTGCACACGGGGAGCTATGGGCCTGTTGCTGAAAATTTCAAGAAGGAAATTGCTGCCGCTTGA
- a CDS encoding WSC domain-containing protein (COG:S;~EggNog:ENOG410PZYI;~InterPro:IPR002889;~PFAM:PF01822;~SECRETED:SignalP(1-16)) produces the protein MLLKYTIALLASTAAATHTLRYLGCYLDSSDLDNIGQSPFQSVGLCKMNCMRRGDTIMGVRNGTECWCGLNYPNWQDELDPRACNLPCGGYPLDICGGHGALSCYEIEQEATVSSLTMAPTILPMLGIGCN, from the exons ATGCTCTTGAAATATACCATTGCGCTCCTCGCATCGACCGCAGCAGCCACCCATACCCTTCGATACCTGGGATGCTACCTCGACTCCAGCGATCTAGACAACATAGGCCAATCGCCGTTCCAGAGCGTCGGACTCTGCAAGATGAACTGCATGCGGCGCGGCGATACAATCATGGGCGTCCGGAATGGCACCGAGTGCTGGTGTGGTCTTAACTATCCGAACTGGCAGGATGAACTGGATCCAAGGGCATGCAACTTGCCTTGTGGTGGTTATCCGCTTGATATCT GTGGTGGCCATGGTGCGCTTAGTTGTTATGAAATTGAACAAGAAGCGACGGTATCGTCGCTTACTATGGCTCCCACAATTTTGCCGATGTTGGGTATTGGGTGCAATTAG
- a CDS encoding bZIP transcription factor (COG:S;~EggNog:ENOG410PT8P;~InterPro:IPR020844,IPR004827,IPR021833;~PFAM:PF11905;~go_function: GO:0003700 - DNA-binding transcription factor activity [Evidence IEA];~go_process: GO:0006355 - regulation of transcription, DNA-templated [Evidence IEA];~go_process: GO:0007623 - circadian rhythm [Evidence IEA]), translating into MPPRSQDISTGKEKRKPVRRDPEKRRQQNIQAQRRYREKLRERLDRLEALAAQNQGSGALPVAQSTSQSSETGVMCSSTGSSDNEIPTDLPVFPPSDTSSLSTGLDCGQLYPQFEVSPSDLGLWDTSSYNPLANDPSMLNMWDPTTLSLQPNDTLWCPTPNDQRSNSTRSDEITWDPIAHDLHDSLLSPEVSNVSESIALGNASLPFTKIQNDPLGLSWTTTIHCGCLRPHFQVQSCGSRNSAMGQVRILTVEPSSPTADPYTNNLRVDQLCTLTALFSIAMHIKISQDVLCNDDLRSPFFQLCATSADALAKANMVTAVKKSFKTLKPDMRPTHEQITIDHSPYIDIIPFPGLRNNLIKRQGEFDEDEFFLDLLTGLVCWGGAGVGKRDRNASTGKVSTGTPWDPRSWEGQQWFVQKYWHLLGGEEGDLVRQTEWWRSMRGDDPLDVVEV; encoded by the exons ATGCCTCCGCGAAGTCAAGACATAAGTACAGGCAAGGAGAAGCGGAAGCCTGTGCGACGTGACCCGGAGAAGAGGCGGCAGCAGAATATCCAAGCTCAGAGGAGATATC GAGAGAAACTCCGTGAGCGCTTGGATCGCCTCGAAGCGCTTGCTGCACAGAACCAGGGTAGCGGTGCGCTTCCAGTGGCTCAATCTACAAGTCAATCATCTGAGACAGGAGTAATGTGTAGTTCCACTGGCTCTTCAGATAATGAGATCCCAACGGACCTCCCGGTGTTTCCACCTTCGGACACATCATCTCTATCCACGGGTTTAGACTGTGGACAACTTTATCCTCAGTTCGAGGTTAGCCCATCGGATCTGGGCTTGTGGGACACTTCGTCATATAACCCACTAGCAAATGATCCGTCAATGCTGAACATGTGGGATCCCACTACATTATCTTTGCAGCCGAACGACACCCTTTGGTGTCCAACGCCGAACGATCAACGATCAAACTCTACACGGTCCGATGAAATTACATGGGATCCTATAGCTCATGACCTACATGATTCTCTACTCTCGCCAGAAGTATCAAATGTCTCGGAATCCATAGCACTGGGCAATGCTTCGCTCCCCTTCACTAAGATACAAAACGACCCGTTAGGTTTATCCTGGACGACCACAATCCACTGTGGCTGCTTGAGACCGCACTTCCAAGTGCAATCTTGTGGCTCACGCAATTCTGCCATGGGTCAGGTTAGGATACTCACGGTGGAACCTAGTTCACCTACCGCAGATCCATACACCAACAATCTTCGGGTTGACCAACTCTGCACTTTAACAGCACTATTCTCGATCGCAATGCATATCAAAATTTCCCAAGACGTATTATGTAACGATGACCTACGCTCCCCATTTTTCCAGCTTTGTGCAACATCAGCAGACGCATTGGCCAAAGCAAACATGGTTACGGCGGTCAAGAAAAGCTTCAAAACATTAAAGCCCGATATGAGACCGACCCACGAACAAATCACCATCGATCACAGTCCATACATTGACATTATCCCCTTCCCGGGACTCCGTAATAACCTCATCAAACGCCAGGGAGAAtttgacgaggatgaattcTTCCTGGACTTGCTTACGGGGCTAGTGTGCTGGGGAGGCGCAGGAGTTGGGAAGAGAGATCGAAATGCCTCTACTGGGAAGGTCTCGACTGGCACGCCGTGGGACCCTCGCAGCTGGGAGGGGCAGCAATGGTTTGTGCAAAAGTACTGGCATTTATTAGGTGGTGAAGAGGGGGATCTTGTTCGACAAACTGAGTGGTGGCGCAGTATGAGAGGGGACGATCCACTGGATGTGGTAGAGGTATAA
- a CDS encoding uncharacterized protein (COG:T;~EggNog:ENOG410PNKR;~InterPro:IPR036291,IPR016040;~PFAM:PF13460), translating to MTTNSALFGSTGAVGSQILSTLLANPSPSTTVTTISRRAPATESPHLQPLLEKDTTKWPSTLKTITPPPSTVYNAIGTTRAAAGGIANQWKIDHDLVIDTVRAAKEAGARIFVFVSSGGTRGFLSKYVPYSKMKIGVEDSIRETGFENAIVLRPGMIINRGENTKAPVLEKVVEGLGFFGQGVQDWIGQDQKVIGRAAVAAVRIAEEGKAPSKYWVLEQADIVRLGRDEWKD from the exons ATGACAACAAATTCCGCACTATTCGGCAGCACCGGCGCAGTAGGCTCCCAAATCCTCTCAACACTCCTCGCAAACCCCTCGCCATCCACCACAGTAACAACGATCTCGCGCCGAGCGCCAGCAACCGAATCACCGCACCTACAACCCCTCCTTGAGAAGGACACAACAAAATGGCCCTCAACCCTGAAAACAATCACACCGCCGCCATCCACAGTCTACAACGCAATCGGGACCACCCGCGCCGCAGCCGGGGGAATAGCGAATCAATGGAAAATCGACCACGACCTGGTAATCGACACCGTGCGCGCCGCGAAAGAGGCCGGGGCGCGGATATTTGTGTTTGTATCCAGCGGCGGAACGAGGGGTTTCTTGTCGAAGTATGTGCCGTACTCGAAGATGAagattggggttgaggattcgATTCGCGAGACGGGGTTTGAGAATGCTATTGTGCTTAGGCCGGGTATGATTATCAACCGGGGGGAGAATACGAAGGCGCCGGTTTTGGAGAAGGTGGTTGAGGGGTTGGGTTTCTTTGGGCAGGGGGTGCAGGATTGGATTG GCCAGGACCAGAAGGTTATCGGGCGGGCCGCTGTGGCTGCTGTGAGAATTgcagaggagggaaaggcgcCGTCGAAGTATTGGGTTTTGGAGCAGGCGGATATTGTCAGGCTTGGGAGGGATGAGTGGAAGGATTAA
- a CDS encoding uncharacterized protein (COG:I;~EggNog:ENOG410PJJ4;~InterPro:IPR036188,IPR002938;~PFAM:PF01494;~TransMembrane:1 (o6-27i);~go_function: GO:0071949 - FAD binding [Evidence IEA]), with protein MSPPKASPFHVAVVGGGIAGLSLAIALHHRDISVRIYEQATAFAEVGAGVSFGPNAVEAMKLCHSGIYDAFKKVCTQNLWTAKEKVWFDYLDGYTHNEAEYNASSEGNEKKRQNIAFTITNSLGQTGVHRAHFLDELVKLVPDEIAEFDKRLESIEERSDDGKLVLKFADGAEGEADVVIGCDGIKSKVRQIIVGENHPSAHPSFSHKYAYRGLVPMDKAIEAIGEELASNSCMHMGPDNHMLTFPVNAGKTLNVVAFHTTPDCWKEYPRLTRDGTREEALRDFTGYGPNVTKLLQLCDHKLSIWAIFDLAEHPVSTFFKNRIAISGDAAHATSPHHGAGAGFCLEDTAVLATLLSDPCVRSHSDLRDVLAVFDASRRERTQWLVQSSRFIGDCYEWRAEGVGREFSKIEEAINHRNRIITDADVAGMCREAKEMLGKGLGDGSKASL; from the exons ATGAGCCCACCTAAAGCATCACCCTTCcacgtcgccgtcgtcggaGGCGGCATTGCAGGTCTAAGCTTAGCCATCGCCCTCCATCACCGTGACATCTCCGTCCGGATCTATGAGCAAGCGACGGCATTTGCTGAGGTCGGCGCGGGAGTCTCCTTTGGACCCAATGCGGTTGAGGCAATGAAACTCTGCCACTCCGGGATATACGACGCATTCAAGAAAGTCTGCACACAGAACTTGTGGACAGCTAAAGAGAAGGTATGGTTCGATTATCTCGACGGGTATACCCACAATGAAGCAGAATACAATGCATCCTCGGAGGGGAACGAAAAGAAACGACAGAATATCGCCTTCACAATTACCAACAGTCTCGGTCAGACTGGTGTCCACCGCGCGCATTTTCTAGACGAACTAGTGAAACTGGTTCCCGATGAGATCGCGGAGTTTGACAAGCGGCTGGAGAGCATTGAGGAGCGATCTGATGATGGGAAACTCGTGCTAAAGTTCGCCGATGGAgcggagggagaagcagacGTGGTGATAGGATGCGATGGGATCAAGTCGAAGGTGCGACAGATTATTGTTGGGGAGAACCACCCATCTGCTCACCCGTCATTTTCCCACAAGTACGCCTACCGCGGCCTGGTGCCAATGGACAAGGCGATCGAGGCGATTGGGGAAGAACTCGCCTCTAACTCATGCATGCAC ATGGGCCCGGACAACCACATGCTCACCTTCCCCGTCAATGCCGGGAAAACACTCAACGTCGTCGCCTTCCACACGACCCCCGACTGCTGGAAAGAATACCCTCGTCTAACCCGCGATGGCACACGCGAAGAGGCGCTCCGCGACTTTACCGGCTATGGACCGAACGTCACCAAGCTCCTTCAACTATGCGATCATAAGCTCAGCATC TGGGCAATATTTGACCTAGCCGAACACCCCGTCTCGACATTCTTCAAGAACCGCATCGCCATCTCCGGCGATGCAGCACACGCTACATCCCCGCACCACGGCGCTGGCGCCGGCTTCTGCCTCGAGGACACTGCCGTCCTTGCGACTCTCCTCTCAGACCCCTGCGTCCGCAGTCACAGTGACCTCAGAGACGTCCTGGCCGTCTTCGACGCGAGCCGAAGGGAGCGTACGCAGTGGCTTGTGCAGAGTAGTCGGTTTATTGGTGACTGTTATGAATGGCGCGCGGAAGGCGTGGGCAGGGAGTTTAGCAAGATTGAGGAAGCAATTAATCACCGGAACAGGATCATAACGGACGCAGACGTGGCTGGGATGTGCAGGGAGGCGAAAGAGATGCTGGGGAAGGGCCTAGGCGATGGGTCAAAAGCTTCACTGTAG